Proteins from a genomic interval of Haliaeetus albicilla chromosome 13, bHalAlb1.1, whole genome shotgun sequence:
- the COA6 gene encoding cytochrome c oxidase assembly factor 6 homolog, translating to MSAPTMEERKACWGARDEFWQCLDRHGDDASQCEKLRLSFEARCPQQWVKHFDKRRDFLKYKKKLETEGYHPPEAAGK from the exons ATGTCGGCGCCAACGATGGAGGAGAGGAAGGCCTGCTGGGGGGCCCGGGACGAGTTCTGGCAGTGCTTGGATAGGCACGGGGACGATGCGTCCCAGTGCGAGAAGCTGCGGCTGTCCTTCGAGGCCCGCTGTCCGCAGCAGTGG gTTAAACATTTTGACAAAAGaagagactttttaaaatataaaaaaaagcttgaaacaGAAGGCTATCATCCTCCAGAAGCTGCTGGAAAGTGA